In Ornithodoros turicata isolate Travis chromosome 1, ASM3712646v1, whole genome shotgun sequence, the DNA window ACAtctgcctggtgtagttttggtgttcggggatgctaAAATTatgttcgttcatcttcgttttctgccacaagaggagtgagcgcgagaacgaatgtggttcgaaacactcggctattagacacaacagtcgtgtcgtgtgtgctgagcttatTGTGCtaccgatgactacgaagaagatgccgtagacggcgaattgcgaaggcgtccgaagcaaactgccaTTCAGTAACCAGTGGTTTTGCTTCACCgaagtgacgagttcaacacaactctTAGGTATGTATagacgtcacacatgtataaattataatataacgatgacgtattccatttaacttatgttatcctacttgccCGTACTCaatattgtcaacatcaacaaatttaatttcaggggccttccagtgttgaagtggcgccagactacTACGTATtgcgtgatccaggcactcaagttgacatggcagaaatagctgaaagcaggtatgcaatattgtgacttatcacttcaggcaacatttaccgtttattactttttaatgttgcacttgacgaactgctgcttctacactgtcagaaGAAAATGTATAAAAAGTGTATGTgtaaaccagggcggaagtgccatttttgtacctatttcaactataccatcgtttaaaccaagtgtaactcactgatagcatgtagctaatcgtatagtactgggctggctccatgcatgcgcaacgtgcagcaccacattaatctggtgtggagattgtgctgggttagttcgagtaatttgagtaataaacacagtccttaatgcagtaatatactaaccagttggaggaaatattttttgtggttgttattcgctaccgaaataacaatctatgcgtgcgcTCCTCACCTGTGTGGTTGCATCTCTAGCTAAGACGGCTCCACATGTGGCCTAGCCATTTCGTTGCGTGTTTTAttagtatctgttcctctgcaAACACGTCACAGGCGTGAGCGTGTGCAAGCGTATTTCTTCGGTTTCtttttcgttccttttcttctttctttcttttttttgcggtttggaGTTTTGCGCAGTGGGTGGGATGTGGCGGTGAAATAAATGGAAAGTTCCTGGTTTTTGAAATACAGAAGAAGATTATCGAGCTACTGCCATCGGCTCCCTCTTCAAAATTCTTTCGTAACCCGTTTCGTGACGCACCAGCTATTGACAGTAAAGTCCACTTCATATAGTACATAAATACAGTCAGTATAgaaaaatgaggcaactttgtgtCCTACATGAACACAATCTGTGTAGAAAAATGGGGCAACTTTCTATCCTATGTCTAACTACTTTGTTTTCAATGTATATATAAATGCTTTATCTATTTTCTATCCGATAGTATTCCCATTTATTCATAGAAACTCCATTCGGAGTAGATACCAGTTTTAATCTATTTCTTATGCGCTCTATCTAGGGTTTCCTATAGAAATCCTGTAGAAAATAGAAattttttttcataagggatGACAGGTGGGGCATTTCGGTGACAaaaggtggcccatcttaaagaggagcagtggagtccgcGCCACATTCAATCGCAGTCTGTGAAGCAGggactcttcctccctggggtAGCGGCCTACCAGTGTGTGGGTCATCGTAGGGTCAATCGAGTGCAGAAAAGGGTTGGTCCTGGCAGCGTCTTGAAAGAAGGCCTGAGAGCTATTTCTGCAGTATCGGCGAATGGCTAGCTGACAGGCAGACGGGGTAAGTTGGACAGAAGTGACAGCCCCAGCCGCACGAGCAGACCTGGCCGCAGAATCGGCGATGGCATTCCCCAAGATACCAACGTGGCCCGGAATCCACTGGAAACACACACTGTGACCTAGAGACGATAGTTTGGCGTGCAGGCAAATGATCTCTGTGTAGATGTCATTGATAACTTTGGGCGAATACGATGCCACGGCCTCCAAGGCTGACTTACTATCCGAAAGGATAGTCCACGCTCTTGGTGTCGACGAAGAGATGTACCGCAGAGCAGATAAGATAGCAAAGGCTTCTGCTTCGGTTGAGGAAAGCGTGGGCACCAGCTTGAAACCGCGTTCGTATGATTCCTCAGGAATGTAAAATGCAGATGGTGACCCATCGGATGCCACCGAGCCGTCAGTGTAAATCTCCATTTGACTTGAGTGCAGGGAGTAGAGATGTTGCAGCGTTAGTTGGCATGCCACAACAGCTGGGACATGGCTCTTTTTCGGGAGACCAGGAACAGATGTGTGCACTGGGGGCAGACTTAAGGTCCACAGCGGCTCCGTATAGGAGACCAAGGTATGCGATGGTGGGATTTGTCCCTGTAGTCGCAGAACAGCTTGGCCGTACGCAGAAGCAGGGCAATGCTGCGTAACATCCCGAAGATGGTGACATGGGTGCCGTACAAGACAGCGTGTGTAAGTTTGGAGGCTTGCCGTGTCCCGGATGATAAGCACGGAAGGAACCCGCGCCTCGGCGATAGCAGAGAAGGTTTCCGTAGTCTTCGGAACTCCCAAGCAAGTGCGCAGGCTACGAGCTTGAAGATTAATCAGTTGCCGTTCCTTGAATGGGGAAATACCGTGCAACACAGGCAAGCAGTATCGTAAAGTGCCCATAATAAGAGAGTTGTGTACTTGGAGGAGGTCGGTGCAAGAAGGACCCCAAGAGGACCCACAGAGGCGGCGCAGCACGTTAACATAAGAGCCTGTGGTGGCACCGAGGGCAGTAATCTGTCGAGACCATGTCAGACCCCGATCAATGATGACGCCAAGGTACTTGTAACAGGCAACAAACGGCAGGTTTGATCCTGTCAAGAAGATGGGGTAGCTGCAGAATGAGCgccgcgtgaatgccatagccACGTGTTTGGTTGGCGATACCGATAGCCATCGATCAGCGAGATATGACACAGTAGCGTCTAGAGCAGATTGCAGGCGGCGTTGTATGGTATCCCGCCGCACAGCAGAAGTTCATATGCAAATATCATCCGCATATATGGTGATGTGGGTATGGTTAGGCAGTTGAAGGGGCAGGTGTGCCATGATGACATTGAACAAGAGGGGACTCAGAACACTGCCCTGCGGAACGTCTCGGCGCACAGGGTACGTGGCACTATCGCCCTCTCGCGTGCGGACAAACAAGAATCTGTCCGAAAGAAAATTGCGTAGCCATGAGAGTGTGCAGCCACCCAGTCCGGCTTCCTGAAGCGATGCAATTACTACGCTGCGAAGAACACTGTCGTAGGCTTTTGCGACGTCAAGAAAGAGGGCAGCACTGACGAGTCCTTCCGACTTCGCTTGTTGCACAGAGGAAGCGAGAGATATCACATTGTCGATAGCTGATCTTCCTTGGCGGAATCCGGCCATTACCTCAGGGTAAAATCGTGTTGTTTCAAAGTACCAGTTCAGGCGGGCGTACACCATGCGCTCCATAACCTTCCCGACACAACTGGTAAGAGCGACTGGGCGAAAGGCGTCCAGAGCGTGCGGGGATTTGCCCGGCTTCAAGAGAGGCACCACCATAGCAAGCTTCCAATCATCTGGGACTACTGCATCTCGCCAGCAACGGTTGTAGATCATCAGCAGTGTGCTGCGGGCATACTGAGGGAGATTCTGGAGTGCTTTGTAGGTAATGCTATCAGGCCCAGGAGAAGTATGAGAGGGGGATATCCGGAGCGCAGTGTCTAATTCGTGTGGGGAGAAGGGAGCGTCGAGACAGGGCTCCTGCGAAGTGTCCTGGACAACCGCGATAGCAAGAGCCGACGAATCCGCTGACAGTGGTATGGCAGTCCCGGTCCCTGTGGTGAGGAGGGCACAATAGTCGTTCGCAACCTGGCGTTCCGAGCGAGCGGTGGCAATTGCTAGGGCTTAAAATGGGTGCCGCTGGGCCACTGGTGTCGAAAGCCCCTTAATCACATTCCATATTTTTGATAGCGGTGTGCGCGGAGACAGAGAGGTTGCAAAACGGCGCCAGCGAGTAGCGGCAAGTTTAACCAAGTGACGGTGTATGAGTTTCTGGATTCGTCGAGCTTCAACAAGGTGGCAACGAAGACCGGTGCGGCGAGCCCTCCGTTCAGCACGGCGACGGATAGCACGCAATCTGTCGTATTCATCATCTACAGCCGAGAAAGAAGCGGGGAGGCGTCTTTCAGTAGAAGCACCATTTACAGCATCTACTACGGTTCGATAGAAGACAGAGATGGGTGCAGTGTCGACTGGCTGGTTCGCAAGGGCCGACTCAACGGTGCAGCGAAACATGGCCCAgtgactatccttgactttgctgaccaagggcgagggaggctccgcccccaaatggcgcgccaataggaggactcgggaggcggagcgctgcggcctcagCTCTTGCGTAATAGATGGCGCgtcggtagcgctcggctcgggatatgtgagccgctgtcgtctgcttcttccggtagagctacgaacttggagcctctgctctcgcgtaagagacaGCGCAACATTGgtgctcggtaagggcacgcgtggtccgtaactacttacaaaaagggaaaaagaaacagcgtataattatttcaaaggctttatttcagtgcgaggagtagaacaagcagcaacatttcttccCTTTTTACATAGTTGCGTaactacttaaaaaaaaagacacacaaacagtacaattgtaaatgatttatttcagtgcgaggagtagaacaagcagcaacgtttctttcctttttacacacttgcgtaactacttacaaaaagaaaaaaaaagaaacacacagtacaattattttaaatgatttatttcaatgcgaggagtagaacaaaagtagcaacatttctttccgttttcatgagctgaggcaatgttcacgcataagagcggaacgaaacgtcgaactggccaaaaaa includes these proteins:
- the LOC135381131 gene encoding uncharacterized protein LOC135381131, with the protein product MAFTRRSFCSYPIFLTGSNLPFVACYKYLGVIIDRGLTWSRQITALGATTGSYVNVLRRLCGSSWGPSCTDLLQVHNSLIMGTLRYCLPVLHGISPFKERQLINLQARSLRTCLGVPKTTETFSAIAEARVPSVLIIRDTASLQTYTRCLVRHPCHHLRDVTQHCPASAYGQAVLRLQGQIPPSHTLVSYTEPLWTLSLPPVHTSVPGLPKKSHVPAVVACQLTLQHLYSLHSSQMEIYTDGSVASDGSPSAFYIPEESYERGFKLVPTLSSTEAEAFAILSALRYISSSTPRAWTILSDSKSALEAVASYSPKVINDIYTEIICLHAKLSSLGHSVCFQWIPGHVGILGNAIADSAARSARAAGAVTSVQLTPSACQLAIRRYCRNSSQAFFQDAARTNPFLHSIDPTMTHTLVGRYPREEESLLHRLRLNVARTPLLLFKMGHLLSPKCPTCHPL